One window of the Dehalococcoidia bacterium genome contains the following:
- a CDS encoding ATP-binding protein has product MMRRLTQWTPRLSVQLLVLGALAALVGTILSLLFVIAERRESEAAAERSFLQLARALAGRGEQQIASLADLLATLALFPEIRTPVSPACSAILAQVLREVPGFTALEIAAPDGQVVCRDRPESGSASVGDQPWFRESVTTGRFTVGGITVGAPPFLPLAVPMRDDAGTVVGVLVARIDVALIAQLTAGLDLPPNTALTVLDEKGQVVYRFPDAAQYVGRPTGETELGRAVQSSAESTFVAPGLDGVRRMYALAPLHPAGTLLLGVPLEIIYEPVTTAFRRNLLVLLGALLTTLAGLWVAVNIVVERPLRRLISTTRRLAAGDYAVRTGLENVPSEVGELARAFDRLADQLAQRDRQLQAQMAELRRSNADLEQFASAISHDLQAPLRSIAGFSQLLARRYRGRIDPDADEFLQYIIGAVDRLNALIVDLLTYSRLAIGPRTLQATDTRRAVAHAVANLRGQIEASGAQVRLGNLPTVRADLSQLTQVFQNLIANSIKYRSTAPPVIAIDAEREDGSWVFRVSDNGIGIAPEHAERVFRIFQRLHPPDVYDGTGIGLAICKTVIERHGGHIWIEPAPSGGTVVAFRLPAELEENNRDERHRAC; this is encoded by the coding sequence ATGATGCGCCGGCTGACGCAGTGGACCCCTCGCCTGAGCGTCCAGCTTCTGGTCCTCGGGGCGCTCGCCGCGCTTGTCGGCACGATTCTCAGTCTCCTCTTCGTCATTGCCGAACGGCGGGAGAGCGAGGCGGCAGCGGAGCGCAGCTTCCTGCAGCTGGCGCGGGCGCTCGCCGGCCGCGGGGAGCAGCAGATCGCCAGCTTGGCCGACCTGCTCGCGACGCTCGCTCTCTTCCCGGAGATCCGCACCCCCGTGTCACCCGCCTGCAGCGCGATCCTCGCTCAGGTTCTGCGCGAGGTTCCCGGGTTTACTGCGCTCGAGATTGCAGCCCCAGACGGGCAGGTGGTCTGTCGGGACCGCCCGGAGAGCGGGTCCGCCTCTGTCGGCGACCAGCCGTGGTTCCGCGAGAGCGTGACCACCGGCCGCTTCACGGTCGGCGGCATTACCGTCGGCGCTCCGCCCTTCCTTCCTCTTGCCGTTCCCATGCGCGACGACGCGGGGACGGTCGTCGGCGTTCTCGTCGCCCGCATCGATGTCGCCCTGATCGCCCAGCTGACCGCCGGGTTGGACCTGCCTCCGAACACCGCGCTGACGGTGCTCGATGAGAAGGGGCAGGTGGTCTACCGCTTCCCGGATGCCGCGCAGTATGTCGGCCGTCCGACTGGGGAGACAGAGCTCGGGCGCGCGGTTCAATCCTCCGCCGAGAGCACCTTCGTGGCGCCGGGACTGGACGGCGTGCGCCGGATGTATGCGCTGGCGCCGCTGCATCCCGCGGGGACGCTCCTTCTCGGCGTGCCGCTGGAGATCATCTACGAGCCAGTGACAACCGCTTTTCGCCGCAACCTGCTGGTCCTCCTCGGAGCGCTGCTTACCACGCTTGCCGGGCTGTGGGTTGCTGTGAACATCGTTGTCGAACGCCCGTTGCGCCGCCTGATCAGCACGACCCGCCGCCTCGCTGCCGGCGATTACGCCGTCCGAACTGGTTTAGAGAACGTGCCGAGCGAGGTCGGCGAATTAGCGCGCGCCTTTGACCGGCTCGCTGACCAGCTTGCCCAGCGGGACCGACAGCTTCAAGCGCAAATGGCGGAGCTGCGGCGGTCGAACGCTGACCTCGAGCAGTTTGCCTCGGCGATCTCCCACGACCTCCAAGCTCCTCTTCGCTCGATCGCCGGCTTCAGCCAGCTGCTCGCGCGGCGCTACCGGGGCAGGATCGACCCTGACGCCGATGAGTTCCTGCAGTACATCATCGGCGCTGTCGACCGCCTCAACGCCCTCATTGTTGACCTGCTGACCTATTCCCGCCTTGCCATCGGGCCCCGCACGCTGCAGGCAACTGATACGCGCCGCGCAGTTGCGCACGCCGTCGCCAACTTGCGCGGCCAGATCGAAGCGAGCGGCGCCCAAGTCCGGCTCGGCAATCTGCCCACCGTCCGCGCCGATCTCTCCCAGCTGACGCAGGTGTTCCAGAACCTGATCGCCAACTCCATCAAGTATCGCAGCACTGCGCCGCCCGTGATCGCGATCGACGCCGAACGCGAGGATGGTTCGTGGGTCTTCCGCGTCTCCGACAACGGGATCGGCATCGCCCCCGAGCACGCTGAGCGGGTCTTCCGCATTTTTCAGCGCCTCCATCCGCCCGATGTCTATGACGGCACCGGCATCGGGCTCGCGATTTGCAAAACGGTGATCGAGCGCCATGGAGGGCACATCTGGATCGAGCCGGCACCAAGCGGCGGGACAGTGGTCGCCTTCCGCCTGCCAGCCGAACTGGAGGAGAATAATCGCGACGAACGGCACCGCGCCTGCTAG
- the aspS gene encoding aspartate--tRNA ligase, which translates to MLKSHSCGTLTASHAGQSVTLAGWVHRRRDHGGLIFVDLRDRSGLVQVVFNPAESPEAHAVADRLRNEYVVQIAGEVRRRPAGTENPALATGEVEVHARQARVLNESKTPPFYLNEDVDVDEALRLKYRYLDLRRPKMMANLLLRHRIVKLIRDLMDAEGFIEVETPILTKSTPEGARDFLVPSRLHPGSFYALPQSPQQMKQLLMVAGVEKYFQIARCFRDEDLRADRQLEFTQLDIEMSFVEQEDVISLVERVIVAVARAVRPEKTIPTPFPRLSYAEAMRRFGTDRPDLRFGLELEDLADLAVGSEFGVFNTVLEQGGQIKGLRIPGGAAYSRRQVEELAEIARRYGAKGLVTIARAADGLRSPSARYLGEERMAAIADRLRLVEGDLGAIVADTPEIVATALAHLREEIGRRLGLADRNTLAFCWVVDFPAFEWKPQENRWDAVHHPFTQPKREDLPLLDGEDLSRVRADQYDLICNGYELGGGSIRITDPALQQRIFQIMGNPEETVRRQFGHLLTAFEYGAPPHGGIAIGIDRLTMLLADQPNIREVIAFPKTQSATDLLFEAPSPVDPAQLEELHLRVVLPEEADGR; encoded by the coding sequence ATGCTGAAGAGCCACTCGTGTGGGACGCTCACCGCTTCCCATGCTGGCCAGTCCGTCACACTGGCGGGCTGGGTTCACCGCCGGCGCGACCACGGCGGTCTCATCTTTGTCGACCTGCGCGACCGCTCCGGGCTCGTGCAGGTTGTCTTCAATCCGGCCGAGTCGCCCGAGGCGCACGCCGTCGCCGACCGCCTCCGCAACGAATACGTCGTCCAAATCGCCGGCGAGGTGCGCCGACGGCCAGCCGGAACCGAGAACCCGGCGCTCGCCACCGGCGAGGTCGAGGTCCATGCGCGCCAGGCGCGCGTGCTGAACGAGTCCAAGACCCCGCCGTTCTACCTCAACGAGGACGTCGATGTCGATGAGGCGCTGCGCTTGAAATACCGCTACCTCGACCTCCGCCGCCCAAAGATGATGGCGAACCTTCTCCTTCGGCATCGCATCGTCAAGCTGATCCGCGACCTGATGGATGCGGAAGGATTTATCGAGGTCGAGACACCGATCCTCACCAAAAGTACGCCCGAGGGGGCGCGCGACTTTCTCGTCCCGAGCCGTCTCCATCCCGGGTCGTTCTATGCCCTGCCGCAGTCGCCCCAGCAGATGAAGCAGCTGCTTATGGTCGCCGGGGTGGAGAAGTACTTTCAGATTGCGCGCTGCTTTCGCGACGAGGACCTGCGCGCCGACCGCCAGCTCGAGTTCACGCAGCTCGATATCGAGATGAGCTTCGTCGAGCAGGAGGATGTGATCAGTCTCGTTGAGCGCGTGATTGTGGCGGTGGCGCGCGCCGTTCGGCCGGAGAAGACAATCCCGACCCCGTTTCCTCGGCTCTCCTATGCAGAGGCGATGCGGCGCTTTGGCACCGACCGGCCGGACCTCCGCTTCGGCCTCGAATTGGAAGACCTCGCCGACCTTGCGGTCGGCAGCGAGTTCGGCGTCTTCAATACGGTGCTCGAGCAGGGCGGCCAGATCAAGGGGCTGCGCATTCCCGGCGGGGCCGCCTACTCCCGGCGGCAAGTGGAAGAACTGGCCGAGATTGCCCGCCGCTATGGCGCGAAAGGCCTTGTTACTATCGCCCGCGCAGCCGATGGCCTCCGCTCCCCCAGCGCCCGCTATCTTGGCGAGGAGCGGATGGCGGCAATCGCGGACCGGCTCCGGCTTGTCGAGGGCGATCTCGGCGCGATCGTCGCCGATACGCCCGAGATCGTCGCGACAGCGCTGGCGCACCTGCGCGAGGAGATTGGCCGTCGGCTCGGCCTGGCCGACCGCAACACCCTCGCCTTCTGCTGGGTCGTCGATTTCCCGGCGTTTGAATGGAAACCGCAAGAGAACCGATGGGACGCGGTCCATCACCCCTTCACCCAGCCGAAGCGCGAAGACCTGCCGCTCCTTGATGGAGAAGATCTTTCGCGCGTCCGCGCCGACCAGTATGACCTCATCTGCAACGGGTACGAACTGGGAGGCGGCAGCATCCGGATCACCGACCCTGCGCTCCAGCAGCGGATATTTCAAATCATGGGCAACCCTGAGGAGACAGTGCGCCGCCAGTTCGGGCACTTGCTCACCGCCTTTGAGTACGGAGCGCCGCCTCACGGCGGGATCGCGATCGGGATTGACCGGCTGACGATGCTGCTTGCCGACCAGCCGAACATTCGCGAGGTGATCGCCTTCCCGAAGACCCAGTCGGCGACCGATCTCCTCTTTGAAGCGCCGTCTCCGGTCGACCCTGCCCAGCTCGAAGAGCTGCACCTCCGCGTTGTCCTTCCCGAGGAAGCGGATGGTCGCTAA
- a CDS encoding response regulator, producing the protein MEPEPVTLLLIEDDPADARLLAEILRDVGPSLIEPHLLVEQTLRAGRERISGGGVDVVLLDLTLPDSTGLDTFHALAQTASQLPILILSGLDDQELAIAAVQAGAQDYLVKGRINGAALTRAVRYAIERKRAQLAQEALLLRQSRLEGVLLAAREMAHRINNDVQLAVGSLSILEESETVPPELRALIGTALERVLGLAEHVQQLQHVIRVETRSTPAGLSLDLARSLDRSAGE; encoded by the coding sequence ATGGAACCAGAACCGGTCACGCTGCTGCTGATCGAGGACGACCCCGCTGACGCGCGCTTGCTCGCCGAGATTCTCCGTGACGTCGGGCCCTCGCTGATTGAACCGCATCTGCTGGTCGAGCAGACCCTTCGCGCCGGCCGTGAACGGATCAGCGGCGGCGGGGTCGACGTCGTGCTGCTCGATCTCACCCTCCCCGACAGCACGGGGCTCGACACCTTTCATGCGCTCGCCCAAACCGCCTCGCAGCTGCCTATCCTCATTCTCTCCGGCCTCGATGACCAAGAACTGGCCATCGCCGCCGTCCAAGCAGGCGCGCAAGACTATCTGGTGAAGGGGCGGATCAACGGCGCCGCATTGACCCGCGCTGTCCGCTACGCTATCGAGCGGAAGCGCGCCCAGCTCGCGCAGGAAGCGCTGCTGCTCCGTCAATCGCGGCTCGAGGGAGTGCTGCTCGCTGCCCGCGAGATGGCCCACCGGATCAACAACGATGTTCAGCTCGCTGTCGGTTCGCTCTCCATTCTCGAAGAGAGCGAGACCGTTCCTCCCGAGCTGCGCGCGCTGATCGGCACGGCGCTCGAGCGTGTCCTCGGCCTCGCTGAGCATGTCCAGCAGCTGCAGCACGTTATCCGGGTAGAGACACGCTCGACGCCAGCTGGTCTGTCGCTTGACCTCGCTCGCTCGCTTGACCGTTCTGCGGGCGAGTGA
- a CDS encoding MFS transporter: MRRSPLFIVYLTVFVDLLGIGIILPVLPFYAQSLGASGFAVGATLAVYSAMQLVSSPLLGALSDRIGRRPVLLVSLAGSAISLAVTGLANSLLVLLLARALSGLFGGAIGAAQAYVADVTAPSERAKAMGMIGAMTGLGFIVGPALGASLSHFGLGAAAFAAAALAAVNFVLALFLLPESLQPGRAPRRPVFAVLRLGEALTHPTVGRLFGAMFLAMFAFAGVQATVPLLGERNFGLTPASLGIIFVSVGVVSVLMQGLAVGRLVSRYGERVLAIAGFAIFALTLLALPLANSLIVALVILAIQTAGSAVYNPSLTSLISQEAPPEEKGGLLGLGQSFGALSRATGPFVAGFLFDYGPALPFVVGALLVLIGLSFLIRLPAPSGALAPKPIE; encoded by the coding sequence ATGCGGCGCTCGCCCCTATTCATCGTCTACTTGACGGTCTTCGTCGACTTACTGGGGATCGGGATCATCCTGCCGGTGCTGCCGTTTTATGCCCAGAGCCTCGGCGCTTCCGGCTTCGCGGTTGGCGCGACCCTCGCTGTCTACTCGGCAATGCAGCTCGTCTCCTCTCCCCTGCTCGGCGCGCTCTCTGACCGGATTGGTCGCCGGCCGGTGCTGCTGGTCAGTCTTGCCGGCTCGGCGATTTCGCTCGCGGTGACTGGCCTCGCGAACTCTCTGCTCGTGCTGCTTCTCGCTCGGGCGCTGTCTGGCCTGTTCGGCGGGGCGATCGGCGCGGCTCAAGCGTATGTCGCGGATGTCACCGCTCCGAGCGAGCGCGCCAAAGCGATGGGGATGATCGGCGCGATGACCGGCCTAGGGTTTATCGTTGGGCCCGCGCTCGGCGCGAGCCTGAGCCATTTCGGCCTTGGCGCGGCCGCGTTTGCAGCGGCGGCGCTTGCTGCGGTCAACTTTGTCCTTGCGCTCTTCCTCCTGCCGGAGTCGCTCCAGCCTGGTCGTGCCCCGCGCCGCCCGGTCTTTGCGGTCCTGCGCCTTGGCGAAGCGCTCACCCACCCGACGGTCGGACGGCTGTTCGGCGCGATGTTTCTCGCGATGTTTGCCTTCGCCGGCGTGCAGGCGACAGTGCCGCTCCTTGGCGAACGCAACTTTGGCCTCACTCCCGCCTCGCTTGGCATCATTTTCGTCTCGGTCGGCGTGGTGTCGGTGCTGATGCAGGGGCTTGCAGTCGGCCGACTGGTCAGCCGGTACGGCGAGCGCGTGCTGGCGATTGCGGGCTTTGCGATCTTCGCGCTCACCCTGCTTGCGCTCCCGCTCGCGAACAGCCTCATCGTGGCGCTGGTCATCCTCGCGATCCAGACTGCGGGCAGCGCTGTTTACAATCCGTCGCTCACCAGCTTGATCTCGCAAGAGGCGCCTCCGGAGGAGAAGGGGGGGCTGCTTGGTCTCGGCCAGTCCTTTGGAGCGCTGTCGCGGGCAACGGGGCCGTTTGTTGCGGGGTTCCTCTTCGACTACGGCCCGGCGCTGCCGTTTGTCGTCGGCGCGCTCCTTGTGCTGATTGGACTGTCGTTCCTCATCCGCTTGCCTGCCCCTTCCGGAGCGCTGGCGCCCAAGCCGATCGAATAG